AAGTCGACGGTGACATAGCCGGTCAGATCGGGATCGTCGGGCTTGAATGCCGCCAGTTCGCGTCGCCGCCCGCCGACCGTCACGTCGAACATCTCGCCGGTAGTGCTATGGGCGGCAAAGGGATTCGTCGGGACCAGCACGGGCAGATCAGCGATCTCCCTGACCCGGCCAGCCGATGTCAGGGTGGCCACGAAGTCGGCGACGGGGATCGCGTAGGTCGGGACCAGTCGCCGCGGCTCCCACACCAGCAACCCGTCGACGGTGTCGCCGACCAGCTCACCATCCACGTACAGCCGGAGCCGTTTGGCGGTGGGTTCGTAGCGCAACGAACTCACGGCGTCGTCGAGCAGATCTCGCATCCTGATGCCCATCCGTCCACTATGGCGCGGAATGGACCGACGAGACGGTGTACAGGCGCAACCGCGGATGAGTCGTCCCGAAACAAGGAGTGGCGTCCCATTCCGGATGTCAGGTAGTCGACTACTCAAGCCAACCGCTGGATGCGGACCTAGGTTCTAGCAGTGCAAGCAACCCACACCGACGCTTGCTCACCAGCGACCCGAGAAGGCAACCATGACAAAAGCTCTCGAGACCGAGCCCACCATCGACATGACTCAGGGATTCCGGTGGGGTCAGGTGCCCTCGGAACGCCAGCATCCGACGATCATCCCGGACACCGTTCCTGCGAGTCTGGGCCCTCTCGCTGGCTTTACTGGCAAGTTCAGGGGGGCCGGCTTCAACACCATTTTCAGGCCGCAGAACTTTGCGCTGTCACCGACTCCGTTGGACAAGCCGGCGCACGGTCCCAACGACAACGTCCTCGAGTTGAACCTGACCGAAGAGACGTTGGACTTCTCAACTCCCCTGGGAGACATCCCCAACCGGGGTTTTGTACAGGGCGACATCTCTCTCAACGGCATCCCATACGTGCAGAAAATCAACGATGTCAACGACCCCGACAACCCGGTGGGCATCCACTTCGAGCCGGGCGTCTGGTTGAGCGTGCCGGCCACAACGAACCCGGCCGAGGCAGCGACCGTTGTTCGGATGGCTTCCATCCCGCACGGCACGACCATCGACGCTGAAGGCACCGCAACGCAGGTGAACGGTCGTCCCACGTTTCAACCGGTCGACATCACACCGTTCCCTATCGGTTCTCCACAAAACAGACTCACCAACACGTTCCCCAGCCAGCAGGCAAACGACAACGCGACTTTCCGCTTGCCACAGGATCTTTCGCCGTTCATCGCGGCTGGCACCATCACCCAGGCCATGCTGGACAACCCGAACTCGATCCTGCAGAACCGGGTAAACAGCCAAAACATCACATCCACGACCATCATTACCGTCGACACGACGCGGCCGGCGCCAGACAACCCCTCGGATCCGCTCTTCGGCGGCGGAACCGCCAACATCGCCTTTCTTCAGGGCGACCCCCAAGCGGCCAAACCGAACGCTAATGCCGTCGAGATGACGGCCACGTTCTGCATCGAGACAGTGGTCGAAAAAATCTCCGTGCCGCCCCTGGCTGCAAATACGCCCACCACCGTCCAGGGCAGCGCGGCGGCTGGTCAGCCCGTCGCCACCTTCAGCGTCCGCTCGACAACCGCGGTCAACGAGCCCACCGAAGTCAGTGTTACGTATACGCAGATCCAGTACAGCCAGACCGTGCTGCTCAACTTCAACGGGTTGTCGTGGCCGCACGTGTCGGTGGCAACCCTGATTCCCAATGACGCCATTCCGGTCGTTGTGGGCAACCCTGACCTTCTGACGACGTACACAGTGGTCGCCGGGGATACGTTGTCCGGCATCTCTTCGCAGTTCTACGGCGACGCAACGCACGTAGCGACCCTGGCGGCGGTAAACGACATTGCCAACCCCAACCTGATCAATGTCGGGCAGGTGCTGATCATCCCCGATCTGTCGCGCGCCTATACCGTTGCCGCCGGGGACACACTCTCGAGCATCTCCACGCACTTCTACGGAAACGCCGGCCGGGTGGCGATGCTCGCGGCGGTCAACGCTATTGCCAACCCCAACCTGATCCACGTCGGACAGCTGCTGATTGTCCCGGACGTGTCGCACACCCACACTGTGTCCGCGGGCGAGACGTTGTTCAACATCGCGCAGCAGTTCTACGGGAATGGCTCGCTATTCCGGTTCATCGCCAAGGTGAATGGCATCAGCGACGCCAACGCGATCGGCGTGGGCCAGGTCCTCATCATCCCGAGTGTTTGATGCCGGCCCGCGGGCGGCCGACATCAGGCAACGGGCGGCGACGGCTCTGGATCATCGACGGCGTTGCGCCTGATTGCGCGGAGCGGCCAATCCGCGCGGCCGCCGATGATCCGAGCAGCGACTCGCCTGACGAGCCCGACTCTCCGGTTTGCCCTGTGCTGGC
This genomic stretch from Mycobacterium paraterrae harbors:
- a CDS encoding heme-binding protein produces the protein MPSERQHPTIIPDTVPASLGPLAGFTGKFRGAGFNTIFRPQNFALSPTPLDKPAHGPNDNVLELNLTEETLDFSTPLGDIPNRGFVQGDISLNGIPYVQKINDVNDPDNPVGIHFEPGVWLSVPATTNPAEAATVVRMASIPHGTTIDAEGTATQVNGRPTFQPVDITPFPIGSPQNRLTNTFPSQQANDNATFRLPQDLSPFIAAGTITQAMLDNPNSILQNRVNSQNITSTTIITVDTTRPAPDNPSDPLFGGGTANIAFLQGDPQAAKPNANAVEMTATFCIETVVEKISVPPLAANTPTTVQGSAAAGQPVATFSVRSTTAVNEPTEVSVTYTQIQYSQTVLLNFNGLSWPHVSVATLIPNDAIPVVVGNPDLLTTYTVVAGDTLSGISSQFYGDATHVATLAAVNDIANPNLINVGQVLIIPDLSRAYTVAAGDTLSSISTHFYGNAGRVAMLAAVNAIANPNLIHVGQLLIVPDVSHTHTVSAGETLFNIAQQFYGNGSLFRFIAKVNGISDANAIGVGQVLIIPSV